One window of the Shewanella khirikhana genome contains the following:
- a CDS encoding methyltransferase domain-containing protein, translating to MMASQIADKACDVAGHFSRATEYSRHDVLQRRTAARLKSWVAQSGRVLDLGAGPGTAFDTPDIGRVIGVDLAFGMCERLKSRFPQTDAVCGDARQLPFLSASFDSLYSNLALQWCQPFAAAIDEAARVLRPGGEAAIAVVCDGSLPELEQLGFSVNHFIDALAALSAFKAEHWQLLHTEITTETVHFADLRSLIYSIKGVGANARQDAGQAAKLRGRQDWLARLEAAEALRTDSGLPLSYQILYVVARRQQENS from the coding sequence ATGATGGCGAGCCAGATTGCCGACAAGGCTTGCGATGTGGCAGGCCACTTTTCCCGCGCCACTGAATACAGCCGCCACGATGTGCTGCAGCGGCGCACGGCCGCGCGGCTTAAATCCTGGGTGGCCCAGAGTGGAAGAGTGCTGGACTTGGGCGCAGGCCCGGGCACGGCGTTTGATACGCCAGATATCGGCCGGGTGATTGGCGTCGATTTGGCCTTTGGCATGTGCGAGCGCCTTAAAAGCCGCTTCCCACAAACGGATGCCGTATGCGGCGATGCCAGACAGCTGCCATTTTTAAGCGCAAGCTTTGACAGCCTGTATTCCAACCTTGCGCTGCAGTGGTGCCAGCCCTTTGCTGCGGCTATCGATGAAGCGGCCAGGGTACTGAGGCCCGGCGGTGAGGCAGCAATAGCCGTGGTGTGCGACGGCTCCTTACCTGAGCTTGAGCAGCTGGGGTTTTCGGTGAATCACTTTATTGATGCACTCGCCGCTCTTTCCGCATTTAAGGCCGAACACTGGCAGCTGCTACACACTGAAATTACTACCGAAACGGTGCATTTTGCCGATTTGCGCTCGCTGATTTATTCCATCAAAGGTGTGGGTGCCAATGCGCGGCAGGACGCCGGTCAGGCTGCTAAGCTTCGTGGACGGCAAGACTGGCTGGCGCGGCTTGAGGCGGCTGAAGCACTTCGCACCGACTCAGGATTACCCCTCAGTTATCAAATCCTTTATGTGGTGGCCAGACGACAACAGGAGAACTCATGA
- the htpX gene encoding protease HtpX produces MKRVFLFLLTNLAVVVVASIVMSLLGVNTQTMGGLLVFAALLGFGGSLFSLAISKWMAKKSMGCEVITTPRDATEKWLLDTVARQAQQAGIKMPEVAIYNSQEMNAFATGPSKNNSLVAVSTGLLYGMTQDEVEGVLAHEVSHVANGDMVTLTLIQGVVNTFVIFAARAVAGVINNFLSSDEDGEGLGTLAYIAVVVVLEILFGILASVVVMYFSRIREYRADEGGAKLAGRAKMVAALERLRNGPETGAMPAQMAAFGISGKRSLTELLMSHPPLEKRIAALKAN; encoded by the coding sequence ATGAAACGCGTATTTCTATTTCTGTTGACCAACCTTGCCGTAGTGGTAGTTGCGTCGATAGTGATGTCGCTGCTGGGTGTGAATACCCAAACCATGGGCGGTCTGCTGGTGTTTGCTGCACTGCTGGGCTTCGGTGGCTCGCTGTTCTCGCTGGCCATCTCCAAGTGGATGGCGAAAAAGTCCATGGGTTGTGAAGTGATCACCACCCCGCGTGACGCCACTGAAAAATGGCTGCTGGACACTGTTGCCCGTCAGGCGCAGCAGGCCGGGATCAAGATGCCAGAAGTGGCTATCTACAATTCCCAGGAAATGAACGCCTTCGCCACCGGTCCAAGCAAGAACAACTCGCTGGTGGCCGTGAGCACGGGTCTGCTTTATGGCATGACCCAGGACGAAGTGGAAGGGGTGCTGGCCCACGAAGTAAGCCACGTAGCCAACGGCGACATGGTAACCCTGACCCTTATTCAGGGTGTGGTGAACACCTTCGTGATTTTCGCCGCCCGCGCTGTGGCTGGTGTGATTAATAACTTCCTCTCCAGCGATGAAGACGGTGAAGGTCTGGGCACGCTGGCCTACATCGCCGTGGTGGTGGTGCTGGAGATCCTGTTCGGTATTCTGGCGTCGGTCGTGGTGATGTACTTCTCGCGGATCCGTGAGTACCGCGCCGACGAAGGCGGTGCCAAGCTTGCTGGCCGTGCCAAGATGGTGGCTGCCCTTGAGCGTCTGCGTAATGGCCCTGAAACCGGTGCCATGCCTGCGCAAATGGCTGCCTTCGGGATCAGCGGCAAGCGCTCGCTGACCGAGCTGCTGATGAGCCACCCTCCGCTGGAAAAGCGTATTGCTGCACTGAAAGCAAACTGA
- the pepE gene encoding dipeptidase PepE has product MTINALLLSASRVGDTPYLEHTLPFIAPLTQDARNWVFIPYAGISLGYDAYLEKVREGLKPLNINISGIHEHADPRQAIRDADGIFVGGGNTFHLLHELYRYDLLFVIREQVEAGKPYVGWSAGSNIAGLSIRTTNDMPIIEPPSFTALGLVPFQLNPHYSDYQAPGHNGETRAQRLLEFTVVDPLTPIVGIQEGSALHRQGDKLSLLGDKEAYFFKGSVQKEPIAIGADLSHLL; this is encoded by the coding sequence ATGACCATCAATGCCCTGCTCCTCAGCGCCTCCCGCGTTGGCGACACCCCTTATCTTGAACATACCCTGCCCTTTATTGCGCCTCTGACTCAGGACGCCCGCAACTGGGTATTTATCCCCTACGCCGGGATCAGCCTGGGCTACGATGCCTACCTTGAAAAAGTGCGCGAAGGGCTTAAGCCGCTGAACATCAACATCAGTGGTATCCATGAACACGCCGATCCCCGTCAGGCCATCCGCGATGCCGATGGCATCTTTGTTGGCGGTGGCAATACATTCCACCTGCTGCACGAACTGTATCGTTACGATCTGCTGTTTGTCATCCGCGAGCAGGTTGAAGCGGGCAAGCCTTATGTGGGCTGGTCGGCTGGCTCCAACATCGCCGGTTTGTCCATCCGCACCACCAACGACATGCCCATTATCGAGCCGCCATCGTTTACCGCGCTGGGCCTGGTGCCGTTCCAGTTAAACCCACACTACAGCGATTATCAGGCGCCGGGCCACAACGGTGAAACCCGTGCCCAACGACTGCTGGAGTTCACTGTGGTTGACCCGCTGACGCCAATCGTCGGTATCCAGGAAGGCAGCGCGCTGCATCGTCAGGGCGACAAGCTGAGCCTGCTGGGTGACAAAGAAGCCTACTTCTTTAAAGGCAGCGTCCAAAAAGAGCCTATCGCCATTGGCGCTGACTTAAGCCACCTGCTCTGA
- the bioD gene encoding dethiobiotin synthase: MHFVTGTDTDCGKTLVSAAMLVAAQKLPGCHSTLGVKPIASGCRRTEDGLRNSDAELLMAHASREFDYDRVNPIAFEPAIAPHIAAREAGVEISPEAIMAKLDWTSIARSDFCLIEGAGGWRLPLGEGRFMPELVEALDLPVILVVGMKLGCLNHALLTQEAILADGLRLAGWVANRVDPNMTHFQDNLDTLKELMTSPCLGVVPYIPSASPLEAAAFLDLTPLAQ; encoded by the coding sequence ATCCATTTTGTGACCGGCACGGATACTGATTGCGGCAAGACTCTGGTGTCTGCGGCCATGCTGGTGGCGGCGCAAAAGCTGCCGGGCTGCCACTCAACCCTAGGGGTTAAACCCATTGCCTCCGGTTGCAGGCGGACCGAAGACGGGCTTAGAAACAGTGATGCAGAGCTGTTGATGGCCCACGCCAGCCGTGAGTTTGACTACGACAGAGTGAATCCCATCGCCTTTGAACCTGCCATAGCACCGCACATAGCTGCCCGTGAAGCGGGTGTGGAAATCAGCCCCGAGGCCATTATGGCCAAGTTGGACTGGACCAGTATCGCCCGCAGCGATTTTTGCCTGATAGAAGGGGCGGGCGGCTGGCGCTTGCCATTAGGTGAGGGCCGGTTTATGCCGGAGCTGGTGGAAGCGCTGGACTTACCGGTGATTTTAGTGGTGGGAATGAAACTTGGGTGCCTTAATCATGCGCTGCTGACCCAGGAAGCGATTCTGGCCGACGGTTTGCGGCTGGCGGGCTGGGTTGCCAATCGGGTTGACCCGAACATGACGCACTTTCAGGACAATCTGGACACACTGAAAGAGCTGATGACATCTCCCTGTCTTGGCGTGGTGCCGTATATTCCCAGTGCATCGCCGCTGGAAGCCGCTGCCTTTTTGGATTTAACGCCGCTGGCGCAGTGA